One genomic window of Cannabis sativa cultivar Pink pepper isolate KNU-18-1 chromosome 2, ASM2916894v1, whole genome shotgun sequence includes the following:
- the LOC133034548 gene encoding uncharacterized protein LOC133034548, whose amino-acid sequence MDTPPEAAKLDSDAAELNSNDANDESATATETGEPEKLISTHPNIINDSIQKEPSTRVKLNHPKDLILGNPKESMITMAKTKNLGQQKWVEESDATPSNAPPAAPILLLAAATASNPGDSLLPQRESQPVKPKPKRIPKQVVRKSVRPYKCWTSSSSYLKGSPPPATISLLPAIVKGVATSTPTGPSTHSRAQKASIEKEIFMKRSHDKLAPPAKKLKLNPPSISSSSEEEEPMQDPSVDCENKSIEDTELEPESPLPKSTPTPPRGSSATKASAAAKGKQPTKSSSPGNISPSQALRA is encoded by the exons ATGGATACTCCACCAGAAGCAGCAAAATTAGATTCTGATGCAGCAGAACTCAATTCTAACgatgcaaatgacgaatctgccaCTGCAACTGAGACAGGAGAACCAGAAAAGCTTATCtcgactcatccaaacatcatcaatgATTCTATCCAGaaggaaccaagcaccagagttaAACTAAATCATcccaaagatctcattcttggaaatcctAAAGAGAGCATG ATTACCATGGCTAAAACAAAGAATTTAGGGCAACAAAAATGGGTGGAAGAATCCGATGCTACCCCCTCGAATGCTCCTCCTGCTGCTCCGATTTTGCTGCTTGCTGCTGCAACTGCTTCGAACCCAGGAGATTCATTGCTTCCTCAGCGTGAATCTCAGCCCGTGAAGCCCAAGCCGAAAAGAATCCCTAAACAAGTGGTTAGAAAATCTGTGCGACCCTACAAATGTTGGACTTCATCGTCTTCATATTTGAAGGGATCTCCTCCACCTGCTACGATATCGCTTCTTCCTGCAATAGTGAAGGGAGTTGCTACATCAACTCCAACTGGTCCTTCCACTCACAGTCGTGCCCAGAAAGCATCTATCGAGAAGGAAATTTTCATGAAACGAAGCCATGACAAACTagctcctccagccaagaagctGAAATTGAATCCCCCCTCAATTTCTTCAAGTTCTGAAGAAGAGGAACCCATGCAGGATCCCTCTGTTGATTGCGAGAACAAATCCAT TGAAGACACTGAACTCGAACCCGAGTCACCTTTGCCCAAATCTACTCCAACACCTCCTCGAGGATCTTCAGCAACCAAGGCAtctgctgctgccaaaggcaagcagcctaCGAAGAGTTCTTCACCTGGTAATATCTCTCCATCTCAAGCTCTCAGAGCTTGA